CTGCTCACCCTATTACACATCATATCAACAAAATGTAGTACTAAGGAATCAGCCACTGATGCATGTTCAATGAGATTAGTTCCGTCCAAAGACAATGTGCCGTCTGGCATCTTAAGATGATATGGTCCACATATTCCACAAGACACAAATCACAGCCCCTATGATCCTCTCCACATTTTTCCATTGCTCTCTGAACATGAAACTCTTGGTGTTAGGTCGGTTCTGAAATATTAACCACGTGACACCCTGTGTTTTAATGGCAGAACCGGATGCCAAACAAAATTATATGGAGCCCATTTTTATGCCTCTGAAGGTGATCAGGCAAGAGTAAATTCTATTTTTTACCTCCAAGTTTCAGTTTTTTGACAgtttttaccccatttagtaagattttcgtttttttaccccatttaataAAAGTTGTTTCACAAATTACCCCACTTAAGATTTTGACCCAAATCCCCTTCATTCCAAAAGCTAGATGATGAACTTGTTAAGCAGATTAAGTACCGTAAGAAAACTACGGTATGTCTTACATATCTTAGTGTTAAACAAAATCAATTTAATTGGTGATGGACATTCTTCCGGCATAACAGTAcgtatgtctcatacatattAGTTCTTGACAAAGTCATCTGGCTTAAAACACATAActatttgtgaaaaaaaaggcatcaATTAGCAAGTGGCAGCACTATATCCTCAATGATACCAGATCATCCATGGTGGATCGCTCGGAACATCTTGCCGTTGATCTCTCTcgagctaagctagctagctggtggATGGGATGACCGCGCCAAGCTAACAAGAAGTACGCATCGGTGGTTACAAGTACTGCCCGGCGCGTGGTTCGCTGACTTGGTGTGCGAGATCCATTGATCGGCGGCAGAACTGCAGAAGCAGCAGAACTAGAGTAATCTTTACTTTTGCAGTTTAGCGACATCGGAAGGGCCATCTATCAGAACGAAAGGGATTTGGGTCAACAATTTAAATGGGGTAATTTGTGGAACAACTTTTGTTAAATGTGGTAATTTGTGGAACAACTTTtgttaaatggggtaaaaaaaCGGAAAATCTCACTAAATAGGGTAAAAGCTGTCAAAAGACTGAAACTAGGgggtaaaaaatggaattcactcaTAAAAGTCTGAAGTTGTTGCTGTCTTGTTAGTGAAGATGGCTTGTCTAATATCGGTCTGAAGGGGTGTTGGCTGTCTGTGCTGTAACTTAATGAGAAGGTGTTGCAGCTCGGCATTAGCACTTGGAGAAAGGTTGGGGGTGTAGCTTCAGATCCCAGAAAATGCTAAATTGAGAGGCCACTGAGCAGAAACGATCTGTCGCAAAAGAGAATATACCTCCCATCAGGAATCCATTTGTCATaccaaaaagaaatatgagTCCCTTCTCCCAATAAGCAGCTCGTTGAAAACTGAACGAATTGAAGATGAGGGGTAAGTGATTTCCAGAGAGGAGCGTCCCTTGCTCTATTTTTGTGAGTGATGTTCCGTTTTAGGTAGTTTCCACCGAGCCATCTGTAGCACGGATTGTCTTATGACTGAAGTACTACTTCGCTTAGGAATTTACAAAGTAGCGCATCATTGTGTGCTACTATTTGTTAAGTCCCGAGCGGCGACGCCTACGTTTTGTTGTTGGGAGTTAACAAGACAATGTTGGCATTGTTGTTTGATCTTTTCCCTGAGAAAGTTCTACGCAGCTTGTCAGTTTTCTCAATACTCCTTTGGCCATTTGATACATGCCATATGGTAATTAGGAATTGCCGAGAGAACTGTATTAAGCATAATGGGACGGCCACCTCAAGACAGTAGAGCTGACATCCATCCTGCAAAAATCTGTCTACGTTTTGGGATAACACAACAGCACCTCCAACAATAATTAATCTTGCTACTGTGGTGTTCTCTTCCAGACTTCCACTTCCATGTAACATCAGCTCACATCGCAGGATATTTGGACATAAACGACCGATCTAGCCGGTTGTTTCATAATGTAGTTCAGAAGCCGTCACATCCCAGAGATCAGAACACTGTCCAGCTTGTGGTGTGGAGCAGTTCCACTTCACATGGAGAGCTAAAGTAGTAGTACTCCTACTGCGTATTGATGAAGGGCGACAACGTGCAAGCATTTTTATATTCGAGGAGTAGTAAGTACTACTCCTAGTCCTATACAGTAGCAAGTAAAGCAAGTAGCTACTGCCAATTTCTTCCGACGCTGAaccaaaaaaacacaacaaatgaATATTATCTTTCTTAGAAGCGTACAGAGGAAAAAATGTTAAGACTCACGCAGGACCAGCCCCGAAATGTTACCTGATTATGTCACCTGAATCTGAGGAAATGTGTTCATATTATCACCAAATAATGGAGCAAGCAAAGTGTAACAGCAGTACAGCACAGACATACAGAGAGAGCACTGCCTCTAAACTCTTATCTTTGTATCCTCCACAAATACCAAGCATTTTCAGCAACGATCTCTCATGTTTAGAATTCACTCATgtaccagaaaaaaaaataccctaTCATGATCACCAAGACAACCACAGAAACATCTAGCTGAACAAACTTATTTTGGTACAGAACAGCAGAAGTTGAGTTATCAGCAGAATAATTTGCTACGACACGCTCTGTTTCGTTGTGTATCAATTTGCGCTGACAAGGAAAGGCATACTCCACATTCTAGCCAGAGGTTGGAACCTCAACCTGCAAATCCACATGCAGTAATATGTTAGGGATCAGTTAGAGCATTAAGTTGGTGCTCATCGATGATAACCAAATGTAATGCAAATGGACAGGGCACCTTCAGTTGGTCGACTCAAGCCGCATCAGATGTGGCTCTATGTCGGGTAGAAGCCACATTGGAGAGCTATATTGTGAAAATGCCTGGTTGGGGGCGAGACGCTGGAATCTGAACTCGACCTGGTCGGGCGGCGCCCACTCCGACCACGAGCAGATGCCGTTATCTTCACAGTTGTAGAGCCGACCCCACTGAATCAGCCGCATCATCTCCACTTTATCATAATCCCTGTCATCAAGAAAGTGGATTCCCTCTGTCACGCAATCTGGGAATGCAGAGGACTCGTAGCACCTGGAGCAGCCTCTTCCCAAGAATAGCAGCCGACCATTGAGTAGATTCAAGTTGCTCCATACCAGCACATGACCCTTGTTTGCCATTTCATAGACACCGAAGCCTGCTGACTGCGTCTCCTCCTGCCACCCTATGTGCTTCACATATCGGACTATCATCAGCAAACCTCCTCTGGAGGTCACTAGGTATCGAGAAGCAATTCTGTAGTTGCAAGACTGATAAAAGTCACCCAAACACTCTTCACGTTCCTGGAACTCAAGGAACTCCTGATGCACATCCAGACGAACGCCTCCTTGAGGATCTTCTACCAGTGAACATGTACAAGCCAAAATATTCTCCTCACTGGTCAGAAAACAGAAGACACCATGGTGAAACACAAGATCCTCAATCAAATAGCTTCCGTGGAATCGGTGGGCAATCAGACCAGTTGCGACCGAATCAGGATGGCTAGCCTCCTCCATGTGCCAGAAAGCAATGTCTGGTCTGTCCAACCCCATATCCACTTCCACAACTGCAGCTCCAAAACATGCCTCATCCATGGGCGATGCAGAAAGTGTAGCAGCCAGCATCACCATGGGAGCAGGATCTGTCTGGCCCGTCGAGGAAACCAAATCCGGGAGCATGAGGAGCGTGTTCGTGTTGAAGTGAAGCAGTCGGTGGCGGTTGGTTTGTTCCTGGGCTACGAAGAGCCATCCTCCATCGAAGGATCCGAAGAACCGAGCTCCTCCCGTGTCACGGCGGATTCTCAGGCAATGCATGCCGTCTCCCCCGTTGATGTAACCGCCGAGGATGCACATGAAATTCGCCGTACGCGAGCGACCCGGAGCGACATAGAAGCTTCGCTTgcacgggaggaggaggagcggtaGCTGTGGCGGAGGAGACACCGGCTCGAGCGGGGGAATAGGATGCTTCAGCCCCGCGACGACCCGCCACCAGTTGCCGCAGGTCGCGGCCATGAAGGCTCGATCCACGTCGCAGAGCAGGCGGCAGGCTATGCTCTCTACGATGCCTTCAGGGAGGTCCTCCCATGGGCGGGTAGGAGGCACGCGGGGCGGCGGTAGCGGTAGCGGAGccatggcggcgcggcgggggagaGCGGAGCGGAGGAAGATTCCGAGAATTTTCCGTCGGGTGGGGGTTTTGGGGCGAGAGTTTGGTCTCGTCGTCTTGCAGCCGCTTATAATGGTCTCTTCCCCGCCTATTCACTTGAACACAGCAAGGAAGAACGGGcgatttctttttattttgggttgggggagagagagagccagAGAGGAAACATGGGTGAGGGATTTCGTCTCGATTcgcttgcagttgcaggctAGGCTTGGATAATTCTGATGGAGCTCGCCTTATGGGCCTTGGCTGACGGGGCAGCCCATTTGGGGGCGTCATCCACCGGAGAGAGCAACGCGAGCCACCCAAACCACAAGCCTTGCCCAAATgctggccaccgccgcctgctgccgcgccccgccgcgccccgccgcGAGATCCGGCGGCCGCGTCCTTCCATCCATGCTGAGAGCGCCGACGAGGAGCAGGATGACGGCGGTGGTGCGGTGCGGGCTGCTCCCCGTGGACCCGTGGGCGCCGACCATGGACTCACAGAGCGTCGCTTCGCAGCTCTTCGCCGTGTCGTTGTTCCCCTACCTGGGATTCCTCTACTTCCTGACAAGGTCCAAGACGGCGCCCGGTCTGACCCTCTTCGGGTTCTacttcctcctcgccttcgTCGGCGCCACCAGTACGGgtcccccccaccccccgccatttcttcttcttatttcGTTTCACATGTATGTCAATCTGGGTTGTGATTGGGAGAGCAGCGAACAGTTCATTTTGGACCCAATGAACTGAAGAATAAAACTGCAGAAGTAATGGTGGTGACTGATACACCGGCTTGCGTTTTAACATGATGATGGAGCGGCAGCAACATTTTCAGAAATAACTTCTGTTCAAATTGTTAGAGACCTGAATAATGCACTACTGTGCAATTTAGTGGTTTCCAGGAGCTCCATGCTTTGCTTGGTAGTGGAGATGATGGCGTACATGGAAATTAATATGGATTCCATGATGAGGAATTGAGAATTGTCATTTTCAGAAACAACTTTTGTTCAATTGTTAGAGACCTGAATAATGCACTTCTGGGCAATTTAGTGGTTTTCAGGAGTTCTATGCTTTGCCTGGTAGTGGAGGTACATGGAAATTGATATAGATTCCATGATGAGGAATTGAGAATTGTCTCAAGCAATTAGAGGAATAATACGGTGGGCGAACTTGAAATTATGGTACACAAATTGTGTGGCTGTCAGATCTATTTGAACAAAACAAGACCTCAGCAATCAGGCCACATGCAAAGTGTGTCACTTATTAGATGTTCTACATGACATTGCTATTTGCAAGTGATAATTTTCTTGCGTGCCTGAATAGAATTAAACTTGCAATGCTCATACACTTGTTAACAGAGCAGCACTATGGATATTTTACATACTGCACACTTAGGCTAGCCGCTATTTGGTTTCTCACTGTTTAGCTGGTAGCTAGCAGGAAATTATCTCTCAAGTTATTAATTCTTTCCCTGTTGTTTCATGCACATGACACCGGCCTTTTATCCCCGGAGCAGTACCTGCTGGGATATATGGTAATTGCATCATAAGTTTTCATCGACTCTTACAAACCTTATGTATATTTGTGCAATAGTTATTTACCGGTACCATCCTATCCTTTGCAGCAAAAGTTCACTATGGGACCTCACTGTCTAATGTCGACCTGCTGCACGGGACTGCGGAATCGCTGCTCACCCTCACCAACTTATTCATCGTGCTCGGGCTGAGGGGAGCCTTGAGAAACCTGAAGGAGAGCGATTCTGAAGCTTCCGAGGACCGCAAGGAAAAAAGTTCTGAGTAGATAGATATACTTTTACCAGTTTCCCAGATTCTCTAGAGTTCCTTTCACGCATAGTTATGACATTGTAGGAGTGTACAATTCATTTTCTCAACTAGTTTATAAAGGCGTATTATCATAATGTCCACAGATTTTTCTTGTGCATATGCTGATCCAGGACAGACTGGAGTTAGTATGGCTGCACTGCAGTTCCTCCAGTACTTGCAGTAAGTTGCTCCGGTGTCCAATGTATAACAAGTAACGGTACAGCTTCCAGTTTCCATATTGACATGATAACTTTGACAAGTGCTGACATTCAAATTGTACCTCCGTGCCTGATCACCCAAGTCTGAAACTCTGAACGCCTACATGTTCTGAAACCCCGGCTGCAAGAACTCTGACGGATCCAGGAACAACAGCTCGTCGAGCTGAGCCTCGAACCCCATGTCAGCCCCAATGCCGCGCCGAGGAGGGGAACGAGGACGGCGTCATGGGCTCGAGCGGCCACTGCATCCCATCGGCGCCCACCGGTgagccctgctgctgctgctgccctgcAGAAGCATGCTACTGGCGCTGGTGCTGTGAACCCTGGGCGCAGGTGTGGTCGCGGTGGTAGACGACGTTGAAGAGCAGCGGGTCACCGCGTCTCGCTGCACCTGCTTAGTCGCCTGGCAGCCCTGCGAGTGCCTGTGCGTGCACCTTAAGTATGCCCTGCAAAACCAAAATTAGTCAGGTACACAGTTCATTATTTTGGACTCGTATCAATCCTTCTGTCATGCTCTTGTGTCAACTAAACACAATTCATTGTTTCAGATCAGGATCACAGGCATGGCTGTGAATTGTGACCTTGGGTATTTGGCGCCGAGGATGTCCTTCTGGCCGTACTTGCGCCAGGAGAGGCCGTCGTCGAGCGGTGCCAGGTCGTGCACCGAGCTCACCCTCACCTGCCGCCTCACCTTCTCCATCgcccccctcttcctcctgagcttgccgccaatggcgccgccgccacgtggGGTGCCAGTGCCTGCGAGGCGGACGGCGTTGTCGACGGAGGCGGCCAGCGCGGCGCAGAGGTCCCtggcggtggccggcgagCCCCGCTCCACGCGCACCTCCAGCTCCCTCGCCATCTCCAGCAACCTGTCCAGCTCCGTCGCCAGCCCTCCTCGCCTTCGTCGGCGCCACCAGTACGCGTCCTCCTCCCGCCCCCAGCCCCccggcttcttcctcttcttctctcgtTTCACTTGTATGTCAATCTGGTTGTGGTTGGAACTTGGGAGGGCCGAGGGCAACAATAGCTGTATGTTTAGGGCTGATTGTGAGTAGTGTGGTACTGAAGCGCAGGAATACAGCTGCAAAAGTGACGGTGATGACTGATGCAAGATTTTGCGTTGCAACATTGATGTAGCAGCAGCGTTTTTAGAAACA
The Brachypodium distachyon strain Bd21 chromosome 2, Brachypodium_distachyon_v3.0, whole genome shotgun sequence genome window above contains:
- the LOC104582585 gene encoding uncharacterized protein LOC104582585, with amino-acid sequence MAPLPLPPPRVPPTRPWEDLPEGIVESIACRLLCDVDRAFMAATCGNWWRVVAGLKHPIPPLEPVSPPPQLPLLLLPCKRSFYVAPGRSRTANFMCILGGYINGGDGMHCLRIRRDTGGARFFGSFDGGWLFVAQEQTNRHRLLHFNTNTLLMLPDLVSSTGQTDPAPMVMLAATLSASPMDEACFGAAVVEVDMGLDRPDIAFWHMEEASHPDSVATGLIAHRFHGSYLIEDLVFHHGVFCFLTSEENILACTCSLVEDPQGGVRLDVHQEFLEFQEREECLGDFYQSCNYRIASRYLVTSRGGLLMIVRYVKHIGWQEETQSAGFGVYEMANKGHVLVWSNLNLLNGRLLFLGRGCSRCYESSAFPDCVTEGIHFLDDRDYDKVEMMRLIQWGRLYNCEDNGICSWSEWAPPDQVEFRFQRLAPNQAFSQYSSPMWLLPDIEPHLMRLESTN
- the LOC100821390 gene encoding uncharacterized protein LOC100821390 isoform X2 produces the protein MLATAACCRAPPRPAARSGGRVLPSMLRAPTRSRMTAVVRCGLLPVDPWAPTMDSQSVASQLFAVSLFPYLGFLYFLTRSKTAPGLTLFGFYFLLAFVGATTKVHYGTSLSNVDLLHGTAEPLLTLTNLFIVLGLRGPFRNLKETEQCNSEASEDSKEKSCV
- the LOC100821390 gene encoding uncharacterized protein LOC100821390 isoform X3, with translation MLATAACCRAPPRPAARSGGRVLPSMLRAPTRSRMTAVVRCGLLPVDPWAPTMDSQSVASQLFAVSLFPYLGFLYFLTRSKTAPGLTLFGFYFLLAFVGATTKVHYGTSLSNVDLLHGTAESLLTLTNLFIVLGLRGALRNLKESDSEASEDRKEKSSE
- the LOC100821390 gene encoding uncharacterized protein LOC100821390 isoform X1 translates to MLATAACCRAPPRPAARSGGRVLPSMLRAPTRSRMTAVVRCGLLPVDPWAPTMDSQSVASQLFAVSLFPYLGFLYFLTRSKTAPGLTLFGFYFLLAFVGATIPAGIYAKVHYGTSLSNVDLLHGTAESLLTLTNLFIVLGLRGALRNLKESDSEASEDRKEKSSE